A DNA window from Eremothecium cymbalariae DBVPG#7215 chromosome 3, complete sequence contains the following coding sequences:
- the BER1 gene encoding Ber1p (similar to Ashbya gossypii AER084W): MDGFIKTKRDVRIRRVPFEEALKKCRETVKRSQMFCELCSSLEPYQEQVVRVRCLAIGNFSEEEQARYQLCLLLELIDYFGGIEAVRCSIYDPVFTPEDKAFIGTIGDLWTIDEGSPWGADCNENTLFFLPHSPLSLTEHVIRAEQPRLWLANHLVLHTYRYTKSELFIKYPLLAKLVRYIEDKSDAAASNNCNVIGGSNDMPGFTLFVSKRSRRRKHNRRSVFYQEPQVDYSSVESYFEDCNVLTDFKEGKLLKDEPWVNAFSDLALHYIE; the protein is encoded by the coding sequence ATGGATGGATTCATCAAGACGAAGAGGGACGTTAGGATTAGGCGGGTGCCCTTTGAGGAGGCTTTAAAGAAATGTCGAGAGACGGTCAAACGGAGTCAGATGTTTTGTGAGTTGTGTAGCAGTCTGGAGCCATATCAGGAACAAGTTGTACGTGTGCGATGTTTGGCTATTGGGAATTTTTCCGAAGAGGAACAGGCTAGATACCAGCTATGTTTGCTGTTGGAACTTATTGATTACTTTGGTGGGATAGAGGCGGTACGATGTTCGATCTATGATCCCGTGTTCACGCCGGAGGATAAGGCGTTTATTGGGACAATCGGGGATCTGTGGACCATTGACGAGGGCTCCCCGTGGGGGGCAGATTGCAATGAGAATACTTTATTCTTTCTGCCGCACTCGCCGTTGAGTCTTACGGAGCATGTGATTAGGGCGGAACAACCGAGACTGTGGTTGGCCAACCACCTGGTGCTGCATACTTACAGATATACCAAGTCGGAGCTATTTATAAAGTACCCGTTGCTCGCTAAGCTTGTCAGGTACATTGAAGATAAATCCGATGCCGCTGCCAGCAATAATTGTAACGTTATTGGCGGATCCAATGACATGCCTGGATTCACTTTGTTTGTGTCCAAACGTTCTAGACGGAGGAAACATAACAGGCGTAGTGTGTTTTATCAAGAACCACAAGTGGATTATTCCTCTGTAGAGTCCTACTTTGAGGATTGTAATGTTTTGACAGATTTCAAAGAGGGTAAGTTGCTCAAAGATGAGCCGTGGGTTAACGCGTTCTCGGATTTGGCGTTACACTACATTGAATAA
- the PRS1 gene encoding ribose phosphate diphosphokinase subunit PRS1 (similar to Ashbya gossypii AER083C): MRKCKVFVGNSHAELGRLVCQRLGIEPAPCSLKKFANGETSVQIGVSVRDEDVYVIQSGSSSINDHIMELLILVSACRGGSAKKITAVIPQFPYSKQCKMKKHRGAITARMLANLLIMAGADHVVSMDLHASQMQGFFTKPVDNLYGGPSLAKWIREHVEDYQNSIVVSKNPGGTKRVTALADSLKINFAMIHTDRRRSKDLYSQNKDMKQLKMRKQSMLRKNRPIVRPGDEENEEENIILTNGIQTARLVNGHVIDDDEDDSYESGAMNSDQEGSISSDSHPIGGSYEAAVDSDDDETAEEQQEEKLITLVGNVNGRSAIILDDMIDRPGSFISAAEHMKKNCGAKKVYVVATHGLFTGDCLEQLEKSDAIHQVVVTNTYPIDQGRLKYSKKLVIIDVSSIFAECIRRDHYGESISVLFESLASL, translated from the coding sequence ATGCGTAAGTGTAAAGTGTTCGTTGGTAACTCACATGCGGAGCTTGGGAGGTTAGTTTGTCAAAGGTTAGGCATCGAGCCAGCTCCATGTTCATTAAAGAAGTTTGCAAATGGCGAGACTTCGGTTCAGATTGGGGTTTCTGTACGTGATGAGGATGTTTATGTTATTCAATCGGGATCATCTAGTATTAATGATCATATTATGGAGCTGTTAATTTTAGTTTCGGCATGTAGGGGTGGTTCGGCCAAGAAGATTACGGCGGTGATTCCACAATTTCCATATTCCAAGCAGTGTaagatgaagaagcatCGTGGAGCCATTACTGCTAGGATGCTAGCTAACTTGTTGATTATGGCAGGGGCGGATCATGTTGTTTCGATGGATTTGCATGCTTCTCAGATGCAGGGGTTTTTTACAAAACCCGTTGATAATTTATACGGGGGTCCAAGTTTGGCTAAATGGATCAGGGAGCATGTTGAGGATTATCAGAATTCTATTGTTGTTTCTAAGAACCCTGGCGGGACTAAAAGGGTGACTGCTTTAGCGGATTCGTTGAAGATCAATTTTGCTATGATCCATACCGACCGGCGTCGTTCGAAAGATCTTTATTCTCAGAACAAAGACATGAAGCAACTGAAGATGAGAAAGCAGTCTATGTTAAGAAAAAATAGGCCGATTGTAAGGCCCGGTGATGAGGAGAATGAGGAGgaaaatatcattttgACAAACGGAATTCAAACGGCTAGGTTAGTGAATGGTCATGTTAttgatgacgatgaagacgatAGTTATGAGTCTGGAGCAATGAATTCAGATCAAGAGGGCTCTATTAGCAGTGATTCTCATCCTATTGGAGGAAGTTATGAGGCGGCTGTGGATTCAGATGACGATGAGACAGCCGaagaacaacaagaagaGAAGCTGATAACACTAGTCGGTAACGTTAACGGACGTTCGGCTATTATTTTGGACGATATGATCGACAGACCAGGTTCTTTCATTTCTGCTGCAGAGCAcatgaaaaagaattgtGGTGCTAAAAAAGTTTATGTTGTAGCCACTCATGGATTATTTACTGGCGACTGTCTAGAGCAGCTTGAAAAATCAGATGCAATTCACCAAGTGGTCGTCACGAATACTTACCCTATTGATCAAGGACGTTTAAAATACTCTAAGAAACTTGTGATCATTGATGTATCTTCGATCTTTGCTGAGTGTATTCGTCGGGACCATTACGGTGAATCCATTTCTGTTCTGTTTGAATCTTTAGCCTCGCTATAG
- the UTP21 gene encoding rRNA-processing protein UTP21 (similar to Ashbya gossypii AER081C) — translation MADIGSYKKHKSNQSNVTGSVRASKLFSPFRIIGNVTNEVPFAVGTLGSTFYVATSVGKCFQIYDASNLHLLFVAEKEVESKISCLAAHFHHLYVGYGSKVGVYKRGRQEHLIELPEESEGGGDVKVCTIRIFGDFLCVSASNNTVYVFKKAASDDKVPTQFYTKFTINKLQGGEIVSLIHLPTYLNKLVVVTKSNLLLYNVRSRKLLFTSDEFSVQISTAEPAPALDILALGSISGEVLLFNMKKGRIMRSIKLLVPVSSISFRTDGSAHISVGSSNGDLIFYDLNRFTRIHILKGIHKEGEGGVVKACFLNGQPIVVTSGGDNQLKEFAFDPSLSQSDGETVVQPPRLLRSRGGHSQPPSCIMFADKQSHFLLSASKDRSLWGFSLRKDAQSQELSQRQHKNKDGSRIAGITMKEKLPEIITMAIENAREGEWDNIITGNRGEKFARTWNSKTKRIGRWTLSTSDDGFVKSVAISQCGNFGFVGSSNGSINVYNLQSGLKRKIYKLHNKAVTGLGIDGMNRKMVSCGLDGIVGFYDFNSNSLLGKLKLGCPITHMVYHRSSDLFAVALDDFSIFIIDSLTHKVVRQLWGHSNRITAFDFSPDGRWVVSASLDSTIRTWDLPTGSCIDGVKLDSVATSLKFSPTGEYLATSHVFGNGISIWTNRAQFKAISTRIIDEEEFHKLLLPNASQEGGVSMLDGAFEEDESEEDLTFGKYDSVEQISDDLVTLSLGPRNKMGTLLNLDVIKKRSKPKEPPKKAEGIPFFLQLQGEKVGDDASGREGVEYKDPAAILAQQELERRNLDAQEQLRKFKPTGNIGFESKFTKKLRESAESQDYEIILKMLVAMPPSAIDLEIRSLNAFEPFDEIAWFIDALAHGLRTNKNFELYEVFMSLLIKIHGDVINANNKDDMIANALENWNKAHIQVERLDDLVKFCSGVINFVTTG, via the coding sequence ATGGCGGATATTGGTTCTtataaaaaacacaaaagCAATCAGTCTAATGTGACAGGCAGTGTAAGAGCGTCGAAATTGTTTTCGCCCTTCAGAATTATTGGTAATGTAACTAATGAGGTGCCTTTTGCTGTTGGGACACTTGGAAGCACTTTTTATGTTGCGACCAGTGTGGGTAaatgttttcaaatttatgATGCCAGCAATCTTCATTTGTTATTTGTTGCAGAGAAAGAGGTCGAGTCGAAAATTAGCTGTTTAGCTGCACATTTCCATCATTTATACGTCGGGTATGGATCCAAAGTCGGCGTGTACAAAAGAGGCAGACAGGAGCATCTAATTGAACTACCGGAGGAATCAGAAGGAGGGGGTGACGTCAAGGTGTGCACGATACGTATTTTCGGTGATTTTCTGTGTGTGTCTGCTAGTAACAACACTGTCTATGTTTTTAAGAAAGCGGCATCTGATGATAAAGTTCCCACGCAGTTCTATACGAAATTTACCATTAATAAGTTGCAAGGGGGAGAAATCGTGAGCTTAATCCACTTGCCAACATACTTGAATAAATTGGTTGTGGTGACTAAGTCGAACTTATTGTTGTACAATGTTCGTAGCAGGAAGCTACTGTTTACTTCAGACGAATTCTCTGTGCAAATATCTACAGCAGAACCCGCGCCTGCATTGGATATATTGGCCCTAGGTTCAATATCTGGTGAAGTTTTACTGTTCAATATGAAGAAGGGTCGTATTATGCGCTCTATTAAATTGCTGGTACCAGTCTCTTCCATATCTTTCAGAACCGATGGCTCAGCACACATATCTGTCGGTTCATCAAACGGTGACCTGATTTTCTACGATTTAAATCGCTTTACCAGAATTCATATTCTAAAGGGGATCCATAAGGAAGGCGAGGGTGGTGTTGTCAAGGCTTGCTTTTTGAATGGGCAGCCTATAGTTGTGACATCTGGTGGCGACAATCAACTTAAAGAGTTTGCATTTGATCCATCTCTATCACAGAGCGATGGGGAAACTGTTGTACAACCTCCCAGACTGTTGCGTTCTAGGGGTGGACACTCTCAACCACCTTCTTGTATTATGTTTGCAGACAAGCAAAGCCATTTTTTGCTTTCAGCCTCAAAAGACAGGTCCTTGTGGGGGTTTTCTTTGCGTAAGGATGCCCAATCTCAAGAACTTTCCCAGAGACAACATAAGAATAAAGATGGATCGAGAATAGCGGGGATTACTATGAAAGAAAAGCTTCCAGAAATCATAACGATGGCTATCGAGAATGCAAGAGAAGGCGAATGGGATAATATTATTACCGGAAATAGAGGTGAGAAGTTTGCCCGAACATGGAattctaaaacaaaaagaatagGGAGATGGACCTTGTCCACTTCGGATGATGGCTTTGTCAAGAGTGTCGCAATATCTCAGTGTGGGAACTTTGGCTTTGTTGGCTCTTCTAATGGAAGCATTAATGTCTATAATTTACAGAGTGGTTTAAAACGTAAGATTTACAAACTTCATAATAAGGCTGTCACAGGACTTGGTATAGACGGGATGAATAGAAAGATGGTGTCTTGTGGTCTCGATGGCATAGTTGGATTTTATGACTTTAACAGCAATTCCCTATTAGGAAAGTTAAAACTTGGTTGCCCAATTACACATATGGTATACCACAGATCTTCTGATTTGTTCGCGGTTGCATTAGAtgatttttctatttttattattgattcTCTAACACACAAAGTTGTCAGGCAATTATGGGGCCATTCAAATAGGATAACTgcttttgatttttcacCAGATGGCAGATGGGTTGTTTCTGCATCATTAGATTCTACTATTAGAACTTGGGACCTACCGACTGGCAGTTGTATTGATGGTGTTAAATTAGATAGCGTTGCAACAAGCTTGAAGTTTTCCCCAACTGGAGAGTACCTTGCAACTTCACATGTTTTTGGTAATGGAATATCTATTTGGACTAACAGAGCACAATTCAAAGCAATTTCAACCAGAATaattgatgaagaggagTTCCACAAACTTTTGTTGCCAAATGCTTCCCAAGAAGGTGGTGTTTCAATGTTAGATGGTgcatttgaagaagatgaatcaGAAGAAGATCTTACTTTTGGTAAATATGATTCAGTTGAACAAATCAGTGATGATCTTGTAACCTTGTCCTTGGGTCCAAGGAATAAAATGGGTACATTACTTAACTTAGATGTGATAAAAAAACGTTCCAAACCAAAGGAGCCGCCAAAGAAGGCTGAAGGTATTCCTTTTTTCCTACAACTGCAAGGTGAGAAAGTAGGAGATGATGCCTCTGGTAGAGAGGGAGTCGAATATAAAGATCCTGCCGCCATTTTAGCCCAGCAAGAACTTGAGAGAAGAAACCTTGATGCACAAGAACAGTTACGCAAGTTTAAACCTACAGGTAATATAGGGTTTGAATCTAAGTTCACTAAAAAATTAAGAGAAAGTGCAGAATCTCAAGACTATGaaataattttgaaaatgttaGTTGCTATGCCTCCATCCGCTATTGATTTGGAAATCAGGTCATTAAATGCTTTTGAACCATTTGACGAAATAGCATGGTTCATTGATGCCTTGGCGCATGGTTTGCGGACtaataaaaactttgaGCTTTACGAAGTCTTTATGTCTTTGTTGATTAAGATACACGGTGATGTAATAAATGCTAATAACAAAGACGACATGATAGCTAATGCATTAGAAAATTGGAATAAAGCTCACATACAAGTTGAAAGGTTGGATGACTTAGTTAAATTCTGTTCAGGTGTTATAAACTTTGTTACTACTGGCTAA
- the VAM6 gene encoding Vam6p (similar to Ashbya gossypii AER080W) gives MLKAEVVKLVSGDGKFKSLVPIGSKTILVVQQNGDFWVYSANEDEESGIQLLHKYPSLLEEHYEVQRLKYSAQLDTVFVKCERCFVLLHACNLQQYDKIVDKRGIDKFWLLEKGLENGKEEMTVLFYSIKGSSKFKMLTWIDGQFRSIQELTLPTKSEVLKSTSIGDTGCVIVSSTAVYLCTYMSSELTKIEKIIKPIWSKELYDLVKELELTQTEVRVLSKSTFDDVKSILSTESPSQISRKTTLTSLWFKKTNGRSFKDIRFTFQPSDCCHPVVMDGKTEMLSKLDIRNNGLGYITILDNKRFFDRNRDFDYMQFFACRFLVINNQNTIRIVDYNQGFVFLEIFVEKEIRKVFIMSTSFLLVWTMSNDLEMYRLSVEDSLEASFTQESKSIYEYTEANQYEALQRNITFYDSILDPGVSLDIFGLAESDNIHECLDKYSFKLRDLNILFALKSYEKFETLLAVDAIKKPDDQFAQLPDLLVKRIFETFIECLAPPELVIKRCLPPTISFTIDKLSTFHTSPPSNMQPELSKKLINRCCLPYLTDIRRNLHNLQRAGPNGTISWKYRSHSIKVDLEFFQVGSTLRLDLSKLLTGIDTVLFQIYVHYNKTLVGPLIRVQNNCDFKTVEESLKSNQMFQELIDFYYNKAEHDKALQLLTHLSDYVDKNFTAQKVHEEIKNLVIDYLRKLPAQYLESIFEYTDWLLKHFKDKEYIISSIFMNDTPLCGTYNYELVYNYINKYEDSLSLTYLEYIVNIYHHKDPKIFNYLIMRYIQNIDEKIYDKKLKAILRTTSYYEPRVVLRYLSSALEGDTLNPEKVKLLKLLKIYPLRKLGEHDAALSILIDDLGNYPQSSSYGNELFASDKRLGRKILMSLFEKLLSKVDFNGWKNLHLFLIENGSKLDPISLFEKLPPDIPINNLKDFLSRRIKNSSMKKNQSRIKSNLLRVNLIECTYKSSRLSSDFVIINDDSKCYVCHKYLNIGTSEWLSLFKIGDHNVVAHYNCGRSLHGKLLTEDREFNVLPTIKTLGEYKYSQGNIS, from the coding sequence ATGTTGAAAGCCGAGGTTGTTAAGTTGGTATCTGGTGATGGaaaattcaaatctttGGTACCAATAGGCTCTAAAACGATACTAGTTGTTCAACAGAATGGTGACTTCTGGGTTTATTCTGccaatgaagatgaagagtCAGGTATTCAACTTTTACATAAATATCCGAGTTTGTTGGAGGAACATTATGAAGTCCAGAGGTTAAAATATTCAGCTCAGTTGGATACTGTATTTGTGAAATGCGAGAggtgttttgttttgctACATGCTTGTAATTTGCAGCaatatgataaaattgtCGATAAGAGAGGTATCGACAAGTTTTGGTTGCTAGAAAAGGGTCTGGAGAACGGTAAGGAGGAGATGACTGTACTATTTTACTCGATTAAaggttcttcaaaatttaaaatGCTCACTTGGATAGATGGTCAGTTTCGGTCTATTCAGGAGCTGACCTTGCCGACCAAATcagaagttttgaaatctaCTTCGATTGGAGATACAGGTTGCGTTATAGTATCATCGACAGCTGTTTATCTTTGTACCTATATGAGTTCAGAGCTTACCAAAATTGAGAAAATTATCAAACCTATATGGTCTAAGGAGCTGTATGATTTGGTTAAAGAATTAGAATTGACCCAAACTGAGGTCAGAGTCCTATCCAAAAGTACTTTTGATGATGTAAAGTCGATACTTTCTACTGAGAGTCCTTCTCAAATTTCTAGAAAAACTACCTTAACGAGTCTATGGTTCAAAAAGACGAATGGAAGGTCATTCAAGGACATTAGATTTACTTTTCAGCCATCGGATTGTTGTCACCCAGTTGTAATGGACGGAAAAACTGAGATGCTATCCAAATTAGATATAAGGAATAATGGATTAGGTTACATTACCATTCTTGATAATAAAAGATTTTTCGATAGAAACAGGGATTTTGATTATATGCAGTTTTTTGCATGTCGTTTTCTAGTTATAAACAACCAAAATACCATTCGAATTGTTGATTATAACCAAGGCTTCGTTTTTCTGGAAATATTTGTAGAAAAAGAGATCAGGAAGGTTTTCATAATGTCAACTTCCTTTCTTTTGGTGTGGACTATGTCGAATGATTTAGAGATGTATCGATTATCTGTCGAGGATTCTTTAGAGGCCTCATTTACACAAGAAAGCAAATCGATTTATGAATACACAGAGGCCAATCAATATGAGGCATTGCAGAGAAATATTACATTTTATGACAGTATATTAGATCCTGGCGTCTCATTAGATATTTTCGGGTTGGCAGAGTCTGATAACATTCATGAGTGTTTGgataaatattctttcaaaCTGCGAGAcctaaatattttatttgctCTAAAATCCTATGAGAAGTTTGAGACATTGCTTGCTGTTGATGCAATAAAAAAGCCTGATGATCAGTTCGCACAGCTTCCAGATCTACTCGTTAAGCgtatttttgaaacattCATTGAATGCTTGGCTCCTCCAGAATTGGTTATTAAACGCTGCTTACCGCCCACGATCTCATTCACAATTGATAAACTTTCTACCTTCCATACGTCTCCACCCAGCAATATGCAACCCGAATTATCCAAGAAACTTATTAACCGTTGTTGTCTACCTTACCTTACTGATATCAGGAGGAATTTGCATAACTTGCAGCGGGCAGGTCCCAATGGCACAATTAGTTGGAAATATCGCTCGCATTCGATTAAAGTAGATTTGGAATTCTTTCAGGTTGGTTCAACTTTGCGTCTTGATCTTTCCAAACTACTAACAGGAATTGATACCGTTTTGTTCCAGATTTATGTACACTATAACAAAACTTTAGTAGGTCCCTTAATCAGAGTGCAAAACAACTGCGATTTCAAAACAGTCGAAGAATCGTTAAAATCCAATCAAATGTTTCAGGAATTAATTGATTTCTATTATAATAAAGCAGAGCATGATAAGGCATTACAATTATTAACACATTTATCTGATTATGTTGATAAAAACTTCACTGCCCAAAAGGTGCATGAAGAAATCAAGAATTTAGTTATAGATTATTTGCGCAAATTGCCAGCCCAATATCTAGAaagtatttttgaatacaCTGACTGGTTACTGAAGCACTTTAAAGATAAGGAGTATATTATCTCCAGTATATTTATGAATGATACACCTTTATGTGGTACCTATAACTATGAGTTAGTGTACAACTATATTAACAAGTACGAAGACTCACTGTCATTGACTTATTTGGAATACATTGTTAATATTTACCATCATAAGGACCCAAAAATCTTCAACTATTTGATTATGAGGtatatacaaaatattgatgaaaaaatTTATGACAAAAAGTTAAAAGCAATATTAAGAACCACTTCATACTATGAACCTCGTGTTGTATTAAGATATTTGTCTTCTGCACTTGAAGGTGATACGTTAAACCCAGAAAAGGTAAAGCTTCTTaagttattgaagatataCCCTCTCCGAAAACTGGGCGAGCATGATGCTGCATTGAGTATATTAATTGATGATTTAGGGAACTACCCGCAATCATCATCATACGGCAACGAATTATTTGCCTCTGATAAGAGGCTTGGTCGGAAGATTTTGATGTcgttatttgaaaagttgttATCAAAAGTTGATTTCAATGGCTGGAAGAATTTGCACTTGTTTCTTATCGAGAATGGTTCCAAATTAGATCCTATAAGCTTGTTCGAGAAGTTGCCTCCAGATATCCCAATTAACAATCTGAAAGATTTTTTGAGCCGAAGGATTAAAAACTCTtcaatgaagaagaatcaGTCTAGAATAAAGAGTAATTTATTAAGGGTAAATCTTATAGAATGCACCTACAAATCTTCAAGGCTTAGCTCAGATTTTGTCATCATTAATGATGACAGCAAATGTTATGTTTGCCacaaatatttaaatatcGGTACCAGCGAATGGCTTTCTTTATTCAAGATCGGAGATCACAATGTTGTTGCACACTATAACTGCGGCCGTTCTCTTCATGGAAAATTGTTGACCGAAGATCGTGAATTTAACGTTCTGCCAACTATCAAAACATTGGGGGAGTACAAATATTCACAAGGAAATATATCTTGA
- the BLS1 gene encoding Bls1p (similar to Ashbya gossypii AER079C), with amino-acid sequence MNSMDIDQTINRIIKSRTPTAVSDVQSEIETNHAYINQVQLKKLIQLHDENLQERCHIPLKKLYDKYNDKILGEGDLQNWAEHIERDLRLLETTLKIVKQEGEPENLD; translated from the coding sequence ATGAACAGTATGGATATCGACCAAACTATCAATAGAATTATCAAATCTCGGACACCGACGGCAGTGTCAGACGTGCAATCCGAGATAGAAACCAATCATGCATATATAAACCAAGTACAGTTAAAAAAGCTAATACAGCTGCATGATGAAAACCTTCAAGAGAGGTGTCATATCCCGCTGAAAAAACTTTATGATAAATACAACGATAAAATACTGGGGGAGGGTGATCTGCAGAACTGGGCAGAGCATATTGAGAGAGACTTGAGACTGTTGGAAACTACACTGAAGATCGTAAAGCAGGAGGGCGAACCCGAAAATCTAGATTAA
- the GAG1 gene encoding Gag1p (similar to Ashbya gossypii AER078W): MVQVRIATSNNTNLNTTKFRKREIIMLSVKSSMSSWMHKFKLNLRKAAAEVLSDSSDSEYGKSTVEAFFDGDTEVPVERASEVEADGEENSHATTLTCTLRSDREAAIGAAASTDPDRPLSFTFLNFDPSVACDVSRSQSDEPFIDGPTIWKARRQLWTAKTEQNTIKEASEHRANFQKIRPQYYTRIYRKLVIEGKSLSQPVNLQDVMKILDCGWIETNKWERAAKGLG, translated from the coding sequence ATGGTTCAAGTCCGTATTGCCACATCGAATAATACAAATCTGAACACGACTAAATTTCGAAAGCGGGAGATTATAATGCTAAGTGTCAAGTCTTCGATGTCTTCATGGATGCATAAGTTTAAGCTAAATTTGAGAAAGGCAGCGGCGGAGGTGTTATCGGACTCAAGTGATAGTGAATATGGTAAGTCCACGGTTGAAGCTTTTTTTGATGGTGATACGGAGGTGCCCGTCGAGAGAGCTTCAGAAGTTGAGGCCGATGGGGAGGAGAACAGTCATGCCACTACCCTTACTTGTACTTTAAGATCGGACAGAGAGGCAGCTATCGGGGCTGCAGCAAGTACAGACCCAGACCGGCCATTAAGCTTTACATTTCTAAACTTTGATCCATCTGTAGCTTGCGACGTATCACGAAGCCAATCTGACGAGCCGTTCATAGATGGGCCTACCATTTGGAAGGCTAGAAGGCAACTCTGGACCGCGAAAACAGAACAAAATACCATTAAAGAAGCATCTGAACATAGAGctaattttcaaaaaatcaGGCCTCAGTATTACACTCGTATTTATAGAAAGCTAGTCATAGAAGGCAAGTCCTTGAGCCAACCTGTCAACTTGCAGGATgtgatgaagattttaGATTGTGGCTGGATAGAAACGAATAAATGGGAACGAGCAGCAAAAGGACTCGGTTAG
- the RXT3 gene encoding Rxt3p (similar to Ashbya gossypii AER077W) → MTVMNASEEAYYRMQSEIYRMQETLLNASKEQGAESQNTKATSLSAETKKGAEGITKKDDYEVNSIQVLEYVEEHYAQQRREIGILKYDPLREGCFEEAEGGEEQLPKETLPFPYDVQQKLMPPPFLPRLSNKDINAIVTVVIKSEDLLHAREKNGNIRIQNRELWGVDIYSCDSDPLLALVHCGAIDLRSDMDLVKGMQQRELRRTPGNINNQDNVISTLVPDGTGNQGYLPFDVTIQLLMFPPLRRYPSLERNGFVSREWDGWHDGLSYGIHAIRFQPRDTSVKDVAAEEQVAHLRW, encoded by the coding sequence ATGACAGTTATGAATGCGAGCGAGGAGGCGTATTATCGGATGCAATCAGAAATCTACAGGATGCAAGAGACGTTACTGAACGCCTCTAAAGAGCAGGGAGCTGAGAGCCAGAATACCAAAGCAACAAGCTTAAGCgcagaaacaaaaaagggAGCAGAGGGGATTACAAAGAAAGATGATTACGAAGTAAACTCTATACAGGTATTGGAGTATGTGGAGGAGCATTACGCGCAGCAAAGGCGAGAGATTGGGATTCTGAAGTACGATCCTTTAAGGGAGGGttgctttgaagaagcgGAGGGGGGTGAAGAGCAGCTGCCTAAAGAGACTTTACCGTTTCCCTATGACGTGCAACAGAAACTCATGCCTCCTCCGTTTCTTCCCAGGCTTTCAAACAAGGATATCAACGCAATTGTGACGGTCGTGATTAAATCTGAGGACTTGCTTCACGCACGAGAGAAAAATGGGAACATTAGAATTCAGAACCGGGAGCTATGGGGAGTAGACATATACAGCTGCGATTCTGACCCCCTGCTGGCACTGGTGCATTGTGGTGCTATAGACCTGCGTTCTGATATGGACTTGGTAAAGGGAATGCAACAACGTGAGCTGCGACGCACCCCCGGAAATATCAATAACCAGGATAATGTTATAAGCACGCTTGTTCCTGATGGCACGGGAAACCAAGGCTACCTTCCTTTCGATGTAACGATACAGCTACTAATGTTCCCTCCCTTGCGGCGATACCCTTCGCTAGAGCGCAACGGCTTCGTTTCCCGGGAGTGGGATGGGTGGCATGATGGGCTGAGCTACGGAATTCACGCTATAAGGTTCCAACCTCGGGACACCTCAGTAAAAGATGTGGCTGCTGAAGAACAGGTAGCTCACTTACGGTGGTAA
- the RPL31B gene encoding 60S ribosomal protein eL31 (similar to Ashbya gossypii AER076C): MAGLKDVVTREYTINLHKRLHGVTFKKRAPRAVKEIKKFAKLHMGTEDVRLDPKLNTEIWKRGIKGVPFRMRLRISRRRNEEDNAKDPLFSYVEPVLVASAKGLQTVVVEEDEA; the protein is encoded by the exons ATGGCTGGTTTGAAGGACGTTGTTACTCGTGAGTACACCATTAACTTGCACAAGAGG TTGCATGGTGTTACTTTTAAGAAGAGAGCTCCAAGAGCTGTCAAGGAGATTAAGAAGTTCGCCAAGTTGCACATGGGTACTGAGGATGTTAGATTGGATCCAAAATTGAACACTGAGATCTGGAAGAGAGGCATCAAGGGCGTTCCTTTCAGAATGAGATTGAGAATCTCCAGGAGAagaaatgaagaagacaaCGCCAAGGACCCATTGTTCTCCTATGTCGAGCCAGTTTTAGTTGCTTCCGCTAAGGGTTTGCAAaccgttgttgttgaagaagatgaagctTAA